In one window of Frigoriglobus tundricola DNA:
- a CDS encoding DUF4384 domain-containing protein, with protein sequence MSAVAVVLVAVVVYLATRGDKKKDETAKSEPAAGGVPVVPPGPPPIGPPGPPPIVPPLPPVAPPGPDGADKSVWPAPERSDFGLKVELSAPAAKQDKDGVIHVSAGSPMTVHVKTDRDCRVSIWIIEANGHTTRVFPNDDDTDDRVRAGEERVVPGNDKYELVTTRTEGAGVDRLRVLATTGEPPAFPPGAKSGRFTEFAGPDAERLASAVRGAIIKKTGGGAPAPLAQAELRFHVK encoded by the coding sequence TTGAGCGCGGTCGCGGTCGTACTCGTTGCCGTCGTCGTATACCTGGCGACGCGCGGCGACAAGAAGAAGGACGAAACCGCGAAGTCGGAACCGGCGGCCGGCGGAGTGCCCGTGGTCCCGCCGGGACCACCGCCGATCGGACCGCCCGGACCGCCTCCGATCGTGCCCCCCCTACCGCCGGTCGCACCGCCCGGCCCGGACGGCGCGGATAAGTCCGTGTGGCCGGCCCCCGAACGTTCCGATTTCGGGCTGAAGGTTGAGCTGAGCGCGCCGGCGGCGAAGCAAGACAAAGACGGCGTGATCCACGTCAGCGCCGGGAGCCCGATGACCGTACACGTGAAAACGGATCGCGACTGCCGGGTGTCGATCTGGATCATCGAAGCCAACGGGCACACGACGCGGGTGTTCCCCAACGACGATGACACGGACGATCGCGTCCGGGCCGGCGAGGAGCGCGTGGTGCCGGGGAACGATAAATACGAACTCGTCACGACCAGAACCGAAGGCGCGGGGGTGGACAGGTTGCGCGTACTCGCGACCACCGGCGAACCTCCCGCATTCCCGCCCGGAGCCAAAAGCGGCCGGTTCACAGAGTTCGCCGGCCCGGACGCCGAACGGTTGGCGTCCGCCGTCCGCGGCGCGATCATCAAGAAGACCGGGGGCGGCGCTCCGGCCCCGTTGGCCCAAGCCGAACTCCGGTTCCACGTGAAGTAG
- a CDS encoding serine/threonine-protein kinase, which produces MNPQLPAQTPTGDNTVLSAQNRPGVAAPSETTEPAGPADVTIVRVPPSAPTVDEMASPDSVGRYELISEVARGGMGVVYRARQRGLDRMVALKMILGTGTSSEAAQRFLQEARAAAALDHPNVVPIYDIDESNGRPYFTMALVEGPNLRAYADAQGRLPIPAIVSLFAQIVAGVAHAHAAGIIHRDLKPANVLIDKDGRPRVTDFGLAKRAATDSHLTVTGQVVGTPSYMAPEQARDSKDVGPPADVYALGAILYFLLTGRPPFIGDGFTDLLIKVVSDAPPPLRELRPDVPADLEALCMKCLAKAPGERFADAQALAAAFAPVAEQHTHSSSGLSPALARAGLSRASTPAVGTLPEFRTPSRPLRNCRIRLPGRSRKRRCPCPPRRRRTRRPRAPGP; this is translated from the coding sequence ATGAACCCGCAACTGCCAGCCCAGACGCCCACCGGGGACAACACGGTTCTGAGCGCGCAGAACCGGCCGGGGGTCGCCGCCCCGAGCGAGACCACCGAACCGGCCGGCCCGGCGGACGTAACCATCGTGCGCGTCCCGCCGTCCGCCCCGACGGTGGACGAGATGGCGTCCCCGGACAGCGTCGGCCGGTACGAACTGATCAGTGAAGTCGCCCGCGGCGGGATGGGCGTGGTGTACCGCGCGCGGCAGCGCGGGTTGGACCGGATGGTGGCGCTGAAGATGATCCTCGGCACCGGCACCAGCAGCGAAGCGGCCCAGCGCTTCCTCCAGGAGGCCCGCGCCGCGGCCGCGCTCGACCACCCGAACGTGGTGCCGATCTACGACATCGACGAGTCGAACGGGCGCCCGTACTTCACCATGGCGCTGGTCGAGGGGCCGAACCTGCGCGCGTACGCGGACGCCCAGGGCCGGCTCCCGATCCCCGCGATCGTGTCGCTGTTCGCGCAGATCGTCGCGGGCGTGGCCCACGCGCACGCGGCGGGCATCATCCACCGCGACCTGAAGCCGGCGAACGTGCTGATCGACAAGGACGGCCGCCCGCGGGTGACCGATTTCGGGCTGGCGAAGCGGGCGGCCACCGACTCGCACCTCACCGTCACCGGGCAGGTGGTCGGCACCCCGAGCTACATGGCCCCGGAGCAGGCCCGCGACAGCAAGGACGTCGGCCCGCCGGCCGACGTGTACGCCCTGGGCGCGATCCTGTACTTCCTGCTCACCGGCCGCCCGCCGTTCATCGGCGACGGCTTCACCGATCTGCTCATCAAGGTCGTCTCGGACGCGCCCCCGCCGCTGCGCGAGCTCCGGCCCGACGTGCCCGCGGACCTCGAGGCCCTCTGCATGAAGTGCCTCGCGAAGGCCCCGGGCGAGCGGTTCGCGGACGCGCAGGCGCTGGCTGCCGCGTTCGCGCCCGTCGCCGAGCAGCACACGCACTCGTCGTCCGGCCTGAGCCCGGCGCTCGCGCGGGCCGGGCTGTCGCGGGCTTCGACGCCGGCCGTCGGAACGCTGCCGGAGTTCCGCACCCCGTCGCGTCCGCTCCGGAACTGTCGAATTCGATTACCGGGTCGCTCCCGCAAGCGCCGGTGCCCGTGCCCGCCCCGGCGGCGCCGCACCCGACGCCCCCGCGCCCCCGGGCCGTAA
- a CDS encoding FG-GAP repeat domain-containing protein: MTTWLRRFWRGAPRPATHTRTHQTRLNLESMEAREVPAVLAETGIALVSYGGSGDATAELINAATNAPIVPAFHPFPGFRGAITAASGDANGDGVPDLIIAAQGAGGFVEVVDGATGGIQSARFVFPGYNGPVSIGAGDITGNGYDDILISASLPGLPTGAIDARTGAVVAAFLALPGATAPTSVTGVDLYGTGRDEFVVGVGGAVGVFGADGGLLGAVFAYPGNPGPVSVAAGDVNGDGFGDIVVGSGPGAPAEVKVYGGPGLGLISDFQPFDPSLTTGVDVHVAAGSNGVPDVFASPRGFGTVALVGFTGATPVPLGASGGGGPGTYSGYDSGSSGDASNDNGSNNNYQVPPPYTGDPGTTYTPPTDTGTDSGTSSATDTGDSGSYSDSGDSGDPGYDNSCNNPGDPNFGN; this comes from the coding sequence GTGACGACCTGGCTCCGACGTTTCTGGCGCGGCGCGCCCCGCCCCGCCACGCACACCCGCACGCACCAGACCCGGCTGAACCTCGAATCGATGGAAGCACGGGAGGTGCCCGCCGTCCTCGCGGAGACCGGCATCGCGCTCGTCAGCTACGGCGGATCGGGCGACGCGACCGCGGAACTCATCAACGCGGCCACCAACGCCCCGATCGTACCGGCCTTTCACCCGTTCCCCGGGTTCCGCGGCGCCATCACGGCCGCGTCCGGCGACGCGAACGGCGACGGGGTGCCCGACCTGATCATCGCGGCCCAGGGCGCCGGCGGGTTCGTGGAAGTGGTCGACGGGGCCACCGGGGGCATCCAGAGCGCCCGGTTCGTGTTCCCGGGGTACAACGGGCCGGTGAGCATCGGCGCCGGCGACATCACCGGAAACGGGTACGACGACATTCTGATCTCGGCCAGCCTCCCGGGCCTCCCGACCGGGGCGATCGACGCGCGCACCGGAGCCGTCGTGGCCGCGTTCCTCGCGCTCCCGGGGGCAACCGCCCCGACCTCGGTGACCGGGGTGGACCTGTACGGCACCGGACGGGACGAGTTCGTGGTCGGGGTCGGCGGCGCGGTGGGCGTGTTCGGTGCCGACGGCGGCCTGCTCGGCGCCGTGTTCGCCTACCCCGGCAACCCCGGCCCGGTTTCGGTGGCCGCGGGCGACGTGAACGGCGACGGCTTCGGCGACATCGTCGTCGGCTCCGGGCCGGGGGCGCCCGCCGAGGTCAAGGTGTACGGCGGCCCCGGTCTCGGGCTGATCTCCGACTTCCAGCCCTTCGATCCCTCGCTCACGACCGGGGTCGATGTCCACGTGGCCGCCGGGAGCAACGGCGTGCCCGACGTCTTCGCTTCGCCGCGCGGCTTCGGGACGGTCGCCCTGGTCGGATTCACCGGAGCGACACCCGTTCCCCTGGGAGCGTCCGGGGGCGGCGGGCCGGGCACCTACTCGGGCTACGACTCGGGCTCGTCCGGCGATGCCTCGAACGACAACGGCTCGAACAACAATTACCAGGTTCCGCCGCCGTACACGGGCGATCCGGGAACCACCTACACGCCGCCGACCGACACCGGCACGGATTCGGGCACCAGCTCTGCCACGGACACGGGCGACAGCGGCTCGTACTCCGACTCGGGCGATTCGGGCGACCCGGGGTACGACAACTCGTGCAACAACCCTGGCGATCCGAACTTCGGGAACTGA
- a CDS encoding thioredoxin domain-containing protein — translation MTTTILAAIALYGSLVPAAKVELRTDYAHAMKLAADEKKPMAVLIGKGDTFATLMNDAGLSAEAKKLLAEKYVCVTVDVTTEGGKSLAGQFQLTDGLVISSAGGNLQALRQAGTVTGADLSKHAVAFANVSATPDTTVTAGAPTAAPYTVYPAGYAPTYSSCPGGNCPNVVRPAGGYVFPSSGGCPNGRCPTYVR, via the coding sequence ATGACCACCACGATTCTGGCTGCGATCGCCCTGTACGGTTCGCTGGTTCCTGCGGCGAAGGTCGAGCTTCGGACCGATTACGCCCACGCGATGAAGCTGGCGGCGGACGAGAAGAAGCCGATGGCGGTGCTGATCGGCAAGGGCGACACGTTCGCCACGCTGATGAACGACGCCGGGCTCTCGGCGGAGGCGAAGAAGCTGCTGGCCGAGAAGTACGTGTGTGTGACGGTGGACGTGACCACCGAGGGCGGGAAGTCGCTGGCCGGGCAGTTCCAACTGACCGACGGGCTGGTGATCAGCAGCGCCGGCGGCAACCTCCAGGCCCTCCGCCAAGCGGGGACGGTCACCGGAGCCGATCTGTCGAAGCACGCCGTGGCCTTCGCGAACGTGTCCGCAACCCCGGACACGACCGTGACCGCGGGCGCGCCGACCGCCGCGCCGTACACCGTTTACCCGGCGGGCTACGCCCCGACGTACAGCAGTTGCCCCGGTGGTAACTGCCCGAACGTGGTCCGCCCGGCCGGCGGGTACGTGTTCCCCTCGTCCGGGGGCTGCCCGAACGGCCGTTGCCCGACGTACGTCCGCTAA
- a CDS encoding Uma2 family endonuclease: MGKLGYFNGKRVERIRGEIIEMSPINWPHVVGCRKTAVLLEQVFAGVARVSRNEQPLALEESDPQPDVMAVAGRFEEDADHPTTALLVVEVADSTLPRDTTAKAELYATAGIADYWVLDIENRQLHVFRDPQLLPENRAATAYRTNLTPGPTDRVSPLAAPTATVLVSDLLP; the protein is encoded by the coding sequence CTGGGCAAGCTCGGGTACTTCAACGGAAAGCGGGTCGAACGGATTCGCGGGGAGATCATCGAAATGAGCCCCATCAACTGGCCCCACGTGGTGGGGTGCCGGAAGACGGCTGTGTTATTAGAGCAAGTGTTCGCAGGTGTCGCCCGGGTGTCGCGAAACGAACAGCCACTCGCACTGGAAGAGAGCGACCCGCAACCGGATGTGATGGCCGTTGCGGGACGGTTCGAGGAGGACGCCGACCACCCGACCACCGCGTTACTCGTCGTCGAAGTGGCCGATTCGACTCTCCCGCGCGATACAACCGCTAAGGCCGAACTGTACGCGACCGCCGGTATAGCCGATTACTGGGTTCTCGACATTGAGAACCGTCAGCTCCACGTCTTCCGCGACCCGCAACTGCTTCCGGAGAACCGCGCCGCGACCGCGTACCGCACGAACCTGACGCCCGGCCCGACGGACCGCGTCTCACCACTCGCCGCGCCGACCGCTACCGTTCTCGTCAGCGATCTGCTCCCCTGA
- a CDS encoding serine hydrolase → MRVLLPVAFTLSALILVPPPIRSEPPQAAPAVPLKTDVEKAKLIAHLEERIPALMKEADVPGLAIALVRDGELVWHRGFGVKNSKTRDPVDDTTVFEAASLSKPVFAYAVLKLVDAGKFDLDKPLNKYLPGNFDVDDDRLNKITARHVLTHTTGFSNGYTGKTRKMFFAPGERFSYSGDGFEYLWKVIEHVTGEPLDHFVRRMAFEPLGMTRTSFTWLDAYDKSKAGRHNRIGEPTGQGKPPPERAKQGNLFRLHTTAEDYGRFVIATLKGTGLKPETHKLWLTPQVRVREGGASSIDRPEAKPVPDVAWGIGWGLQTTKDGASFWHWGDSGDSKAFVVAFNKPELAVVYFTNSANGLSIAREIVAEAVGGAQPGLDWLDYERYNSPRRALFKLILAKGATVALREYRANDSTRPAADAITENQMNNMGYDLLSLKRVDDALEVFKLNLKLHPDSWNAYDSLAEGYEAAGDKATAIKNFKKSLELNPKNENAVEHLKKLEDKTGTNPPAPAKPPAADPSEGVGAFLRGQMQRLRIPGLQVAVVQDGKIVHLGAYGVANVEHAVPVTNETVFSINSATKSFTGVAIMQLVEDGRVDLAAPVSRYLGGLPREWQAVTVRQLLSLTSGIPGISVEGGDEAAAWAKVQTLPMEFAPGERFGYSQTNYLLLGRIIDKLQGQPFTRFISERQFQAVKMPRTGFGDSADVVPHGAQAYTTLQSIGGQYRRTDTLKRRFDEFPPSLRTAAGINTTAEELARWIIALQQGRLLKTKTSLTTLWAPVALNSGQPSGWALGWPARVRSEHRAVAGIGGMRSAFFVYPDDDLAVVILTNLSGACPEDVIDEVAGHYIPDMRASTGFGLPPAIKAVHIELTKRGFGHAVEVVEDAKKRGAKVELPEADVDAWGYRLLNLGHVKEAVEIFKLNVHLYPKSANTYDSLAEAYETAGDKVSAIAHFKRSLELNPKNNNAIEHLKKLEADSAKSNSP, encoded by the coding sequence ATGCGCGTGCTGTTGCCTGTCGCGTTCACGCTCTCGGCCCTGATCCTCGTCCCGCCGCCCATTCGGTCCGAGCCCCCCCAGGCGGCGCCGGCCGTACCCCTCAAAACCGATGTCGAGAAGGCGAAGCTCATCGCGCACCTGGAGGAGCGCATACCGGCACTGATGAAAGAGGCCGACGTGCCGGGGTTGGCGATCGCGCTGGTCCGCGACGGCGAACTCGTCTGGCACCGCGGCTTCGGGGTCAAGAACAGCAAGACCAGGGACCCGGTGGACGACACGACCGTGTTCGAAGCCGCGTCCCTGAGCAAGCCGGTCTTCGCCTATGCCGTCCTAAAGCTGGTGGACGCCGGCAAGTTCGATCTCGACAAGCCCCTCAACAAGTACCTGCCCGGCAATTTCGACGTTGATGATGATCGCCTCAACAAAATCACCGCGCGGCACGTGTTGACTCACACAACCGGATTCTCGAACGGGTACACCGGCAAGACGAGGAAAATGTTCTTCGCGCCCGGCGAGCGATTCAGTTATTCGGGCGACGGATTCGAGTACCTTTGGAAGGTGATTGAGCACGTCACCGGCGAACCGCTCGATCACTTTGTGAGGCGAATGGCTTTTGAGCCGCTGGGCATGACGCGCACCAGTTTCACCTGGCTCGACGCTTACGACAAAAGCAAGGCCGGTCGCCACAACCGGATTGGTGAACCAACGGGCCAGGGCAAACCGCCGCCGGAGCGGGCCAAGCAAGGCAATCTTTTCAGACTGCACACGACGGCGGAAGATTACGGGCGTTTCGTTATCGCGACGCTCAAAGGCACGGGTTTGAAGCCGGAAACGCACAAGTTGTGGCTGACGCCTCAGGTCCGGGTTCGCGAGGGCGGCGCCAGTTCGATCGATCGTCCCGAGGCCAAACCGGTGCCGGACGTCGCCTGGGGAATCGGCTGGGGGCTCCAGACGACGAAAGACGGCGCCTCGTTCTGGCACTGGGGGGACAGCGGCGACTCCAAGGCGTTCGTCGTGGCCTTCAACAAGCCGGAGCTGGCGGTTGTGTATTTCACCAACAGCGCCAACGGCCTGTCCATCGCGCGCGAGATCGTGGCCGAGGCGGTCGGCGGCGCCCAACCCGGGTTGGATTGGCTCGATTACGAGCGGTACAACTCGCCGCGCCGGGCGCTGTTCAAACTCATTCTCGCCAAAGGCGCCACGGTGGCCCTCCGCGAGTACCGGGCGAACGACAGCACGCGACCGGCCGCCGACGCGATTACCGAAAACCAGATGAACAACATGGGGTACGACTTGCTGAGTTTGAAGCGGGTGGACGACGCACTCGAAGTGTTCAAACTGAACCTCAAGCTCCATCCCGATAGTTGGAACGCGTATGACAGCCTGGCCGAAGGCTACGAGGCCGCCGGCGACAAAGCGACCGCGATCAAGAACTTCAAAAAGTCACTGGAGCTGAACCCGAAGAACGAGAACGCCGTCGAACATCTCAAAAAACTCGAAGACAAAACGGGGACGAACCCGCCGGCGCCGGCCAAACCGCCTGCCGCAGATCCGTCCGAAGGTGTGGGGGCGTTTCTGCGTGGTCAGATGCAGAGGCTCCGGATTCCTGGGTTGCAGGTGGCCGTCGTTCAGGACGGCAAAATTGTCCACCTCGGGGCTTATGGGGTGGCCAATGTCGAGCACGCCGTTCCGGTCACCAATGAGACGGTTTTCTCGATCAATTCCGCTACCAAATCGTTCACTGGCGTGGCGATCATGCAGTTGGTCGAGGACGGTAGGGTGGACCTCGCGGCGCCCGTCTCACGCTACCTCGGCGGTCTGCCCCGAGAGTGGCAGGCCGTAACGGTGCGGCAGCTCCTTTCCCTCACTTCCGGGATCCCGGGAATCTCAGTAGAAGGTGGCGACGAGGCCGCGGCATGGGCCAAGGTCCAGACGCTGCCGATGGAGTTCGCGCCCGGGGAGCGGTTCGGCTACAGTCAGACCAATTACCTCTTGTTGGGGCGCATCATCGATAAGCTTCAGGGCCAGCCGTTTACTCGGTTCATCAGTGAGCGGCAGTTCCAGGCCGTGAAGATGCCGCGGACGGGGTTCGGAGACTCGGCCGATGTGGTGCCGCACGGCGCGCAAGCCTACACCACCCTCCAAAGCATCGGGGGGCAGTATCGCCGCACCGACACCCTGAAACGGCGCTTCGATGAGTTCCCGCCTTCTCTCCGAACAGCGGCGGGGATCAACACCACGGCTGAAGAGCTGGCGCGCTGGATCATCGCGCTGCAACAGGGCCGGCTGCTCAAGACCAAGACCAGCCTCACCACGCTCTGGGCACCGGTGGCACTCAACAGCGGCCAGCCGAGCGGATGGGCGCTCGGCTGGCCGGCGCGGGTGCGATCCGAACACCGTGCCGTGGCCGGGATCGGCGGCATGCGCTCCGCGTTTTTCGTCTACCCCGACGATGATCTGGCCGTCGTGATCCTGACGAACCTGTCGGGGGCCTGCCCGGAAGACGTCATCGACGAGGTGGCAGGGCACTACATCCCGGACATGCGAGCGTCCACGGGGTTCGGTTTACCGCCCGCGATCAAGGCGGTTCACATCGAACTCACAAAGCGCGGTTTCGGACATGCCGTCGAAGTGGTCGAAGACGCGAAGAAGCGGGGGGCGAAGGTCGAACTCCCGGAAGCCGACGTGGACGCCTGGGGGTACCGCCTGCTGAATCTGGGGCACGTGAAGGAGGCCGTCGAGATTTTCAAGCTGAACGTCCACCTCTACCCCAAGAGTGCAAACACTTACGACAGCCTGGCCGAAGCCTACGAAACCGCCGGCGATAAGGTGTCCGCAATCGCACATTTCAAGCGCTCGTTGGAGTTGAATCCGAAGAACAATAACGCCATCGAACACCTCAAGAAGCTCGAAGCCGACAGCGCGAAGAGCAATTCTCCGTGA
- a CDS encoding helix-turn-helix transcriptional regulator: MDAFFCFVLDGTCEERFNGRCEILRPGSLIYHPAGFEHSNRWPEVGRCIHIEFVPTLCEGIDRSRLSAPVLQTGHSRAGHIARRIYDELHHLDAVSGVAFEGLALLLLAETVRYTGREKSVPHWLKRVRDRLHEECVNVPPLKEIAADAGVHLTHLATSFRQHFGVTVGEFVRSRRIERSRSMLSNSDTPLSEVALLLGFSDQSHFCRTFKKWTGLSPLEYRRITGRPNPIQES; the protein is encoded by the coding sequence GTGGACGCGTTTTTTTGTTTCGTACTCGATGGCACGTGCGAGGAGCGTTTCAACGGGCGCTGCGAGATCCTCCGTCCCGGCTCGCTGATCTATCACCCCGCCGGGTTCGAACACTCGAACCGGTGGCCCGAAGTGGGACGGTGCATACACATCGAATTTGTTCCCACCCTTTGCGAAGGGATCGACCGGTCGCGCTTGTCGGCCCCTGTATTACAAACGGGCCACAGTCGGGCCGGGCATATCGCGAGACGTATTTACGACGAACTGCACCATCTCGATGCGGTCTCGGGGGTCGCATTTGAAGGCTTGGCGCTCCTCCTGCTGGCAGAAACCGTTCGCTACACGGGCCGCGAAAAGAGTGTCCCGCACTGGCTTAAGCGCGTTCGTGATCGGCTCCACGAAGAGTGCGTCAACGTCCCCCCTCTCAAAGAGATCGCGGCCGATGCCGGAGTTCATCTGACCCACCTGGCCACGAGTTTCCGACAACACTTCGGCGTGACCGTCGGCGAGTTCGTCCGTTCTCGGCGCATCGAGCGATCCCGGAGCATGTTGTCGAATAGCGACACGCCGCTGAGCGAAGTGGCACTTCTCCTGGGGTTTTCCGATCAAAGTCACTTCTGCCGGACCTTCAAAAAATGGACCGGCCTTTCCCCTTTGGAATACCGCCGCATTACCGGTCGGCCAAATCCGATTCAAGAATCTTAA
- a CDS encoding YjhG/YagF family D-xylonate dehydratase: MPSDILDTPDSAYELVTTASGPKGALPLTDDLLRHAPSGDLFGWTQNVGMGWSPALLGGKEFTIISTHGGLRAEDGTPIALGFHSGHWEVGLLVKAAAEEFARLRCLPFAGAVTDPCDGRTQGTAGMYDSLPYRNDASQVMRRLMRSHPTRAGVMGVATCDKGLPAMMMALASQHHHPTILVPGGVMLAGEAGHEDTGKVQTIGARYVAGDISLEQAAEAGCHACASPGGGCQFLGTAATSQVIAEALGLTLPHAALAPSGQPIWLDTARRSARALFEMSNRGIRTPDVLTEAAFKNALAVFAAFGGSTNLLLHTPAVAFHAGIKRPTIEDWTFFNRRVPRLVDALPNGPMNHPTMRVFLAGGVPEVMLHLRDLGLLQLDALTVSGETLGTVLEWWAKSERRTRLRDLLRTRDKIDPDTVIMAPDLARKRGLTSTVTFPRGNLAPDGCVIKSTAIDPSVVDADGVYRKLGPAKVFIREKDAIKAIKGEGDRKVVPGDVLVLCCRGPMGSGMEETYQVTSALKHLKWGKQVAVITDARFSGVSTGACIGHVSPEALAGGPIGKLRDGDLIRIVIDRNKLEGTIDLVGDPSGEHGPNWGSAELAARAPRADLTPDPALPADTCLWAALQHASGGVWGGCVYDPDAIIAKLSGAR; encoded by the coding sequence ATGCCGTCCGACATTCTCGACACGCCCGACTCCGCTTACGAACTCGTCACCACCGCCAGCGGCCCGAAGGGCGCGCTCCCGCTCACGGACGACCTGCTGCGGCACGCGCCGAGCGGCGACCTGTTCGGCTGGACGCAGAACGTCGGCATGGGCTGGAGCCCGGCGCTGCTCGGCGGCAAAGAGTTCACCATCATCAGCACGCACGGCGGGCTGCGGGCGGAGGACGGCACGCCGATCGCGCTCGGGTTCCACTCGGGGCACTGGGAAGTCGGGTTGCTGGTGAAGGCGGCGGCAGAAGAGTTCGCGCGGCTCCGGTGCCTCCCGTTCGCGGGCGCGGTGACCGACCCGTGCGACGGCCGCACCCAGGGCACCGCCGGCATGTACGACAGCCTGCCGTACCGCAACGACGCGTCGCAGGTGATGCGCCGGCTGATGCGATCGCACCCGACGCGCGCCGGCGTCATGGGCGTCGCGACCTGCGACAAGGGGTTGCCGGCGATGATGATGGCGCTGGCGTCGCAGCACCACCACCCGACGATCCTGGTGCCCGGCGGGGTGATGCTGGCGGGCGAAGCCGGGCACGAAGACACCGGGAAGGTGCAGACGATCGGCGCGCGGTACGTGGCCGGCGATATCAGCCTGGAGCAGGCGGCGGAGGCCGGGTGCCACGCCTGCGCGTCGCCCGGCGGCGGGTGCCAGTTCCTCGGGACCGCGGCCACATCGCAGGTGATCGCCGAGGCGCTCGGCCTCACGCTCCCGCACGCGGCACTCGCCCCGTCGGGGCAACCCATTTGGCTGGACACGGCCCGCCGGTCGGCACGGGCACTATTCGAGATGTCCAACCGCGGGATCCGCACGCCGGACGTCCTCACCGAAGCGGCGTTCAAAAACGCGCTCGCGGTGTTCGCAGCGTTCGGCGGCAGCACCAACCTCCTTCTCCATACGCCGGCGGTCGCGTTCCATGCGGGCATCAAGCGGCCGACCATCGAGGACTGGACGTTCTTCAACCGCCGGGTGCCGCGGCTCGTGGACGCGCTGCCGAACGGCCCGATGAACCACCCGACGATGCGGGTGTTCCTGGCGGGCGGCGTGCCGGAGGTGATGCTCCACCTGCGCGACCTCGGGTTGCTCCAACTCGACGCCCTCACCGTGAGCGGCGAGACACTGGGCACGGTGCTGGAGTGGTGGGCGAAGTCCGAACGCCGCACGCGGCTCCGCGACCTGCTCCGCACCCGCGACAAGATCGATCCGGACACTGTCATCATGGCGCCGGACCTGGCCCGGAAGCGCGGGCTGACGAGTACCGTCACGTTCCCGCGCGGGAACCTCGCACCGGACGGGTGCGTCATCAAATCGACTGCCATCGACCCGAGCGTTGTCGATGCCGACGGCGTGTACCGCAAACTCGGTCCGGCGAAGGTGTTCATTCGCGAAAAGGACGCGATCAAGGCCATTAAGGGCGAAGGCGACCGCAAGGTCGTGCCGGGCGACGTGCTGGTGCTGTGCTGCCGCGGGCCGATGGGCAGCGGAATGGAGGAGACGTATCAGGTGACCTCCGCGCTGAAGCACCTCAAATGGGGGAAGCAGGTCGCGGTGATTACCGACGCGCGGTTCAGCGGCGTTTCGACCGGTGCGTGCATCGGACACGTGTCGCCGGAGGCGCTCGCGGGCGGTCCGATCGGCAAGCTTCGCGACGGCGACCTCATCCGCATCGTGATCGATCGCAACAAGTTGGAAGGGACGATCGATCTGGTCGGCGACCCGAGCGGCGAGCACGGCCCGAACTGGGGCAGCGCGGAACTGGCAGCGCGCGCCCCGCGCGCGGACCTCACCCCGGACCCGGCGCTGCCGGCGGACACGTGCCTCTGGGCCGCACTCCAGCACGCCAGCGGCGGCGTGTGGGGCGGTTGCGTGTACGACCCGGATGCGATCATCGCGAAGCTGAGCGGAGCCCGGTGA
- a CDS encoding RNA polymerase sigma factor, with protein sequence MMFQAEGVARFIRGPVQAGACDGVPDAELLRRFASAGDEQAFRTLVLRYGPVVWAVCRRLTRDHHAAEDAFQATFLVFARKAGGLRTGAAVGGWLHAVAWRVASRGRARGAPSRRISNRPAADPAARSTT encoded by the coding sequence ATGATGTTCCAAGCAGAAGGCGTGGCCAGGTTCATTCGAGGCCCGGTTCAAGCCGGCGCATGCGACGGCGTGCCGGACGCGGAGCTGCTTCGGCGGTTCGCGTCGGCCGGCGACGAGCAGGCGTTCCGCACCCTCGTGTTGCGGTACGGGCCGGTGGTGTGGGCGGTGTGTCGGCGGCTGACGCGCGACCACCACGCCGCCGAGGACGCGTTCCAAGCGACGTTCCTCGTGTTCGCGCGGAAAGCCGGCGGGCTTCGAACCGGCGCCGCGGTCGGCGGGTGGCTGCACGCGGTCGCCTGGCGCGTAGCGTCGCGCGGGCGGGCGCGCGGCGCGCCGAGCCGACGGATCTCGAACCGGCCGGCGGCCGACCCGGCGGCGCGCTCGACGACCTGA